The sequence below is a genomic window from Amia ocellicauda isolate fAmiCal2 chromosome 6, fAmiCal2.hap1, whole genome shotgun sequence.
CCAAAGTGCAAAATCAATATGCACAATGAGTTCCCAAGAACTTGACAGAGAACTCCACACTCAGGACTTTCTAAGGGACATGGCAGTAACTGTATGACTGTAAAGGTGTAAATCATGCACAATTCTAACATATTTCTAGAGAAATCTCGATTCCCAGCAACCCAAAAACTGCAAAATAGTTCAGTCCTCTGCCACAGATCAAAGAGGTTACAGGCAGGCAGGACCCCCATCTGCAGAGGTGCTGACCAagaccatcatcatcatcatatccATCttccccttagctcttaactataCTACACATCGTCTGACGTTTTTAGCTACTACAATCTGGGGTATAggactattttgtattaattgaatATTTCTGGACTTGTGTAATTTTTAacttattatgttttgatctgtaattttatactgtattattgcacttttgcaaGGGTCTTATATTttgcaagtcgccctggataagggcatctgctaagaaataaatactacttataataataataataataataataataataataataataataatcataataataacgataataataatcttctcCTCCCCAAGACGTTTAAGAAGCAAATACAACTGTAAATTAATTGTAAAAgacgacgtgagcacatcactGCCATGCCAATTCATAGAGAATGGTGATGAAGGTGCCTTGGAGCTACATCTTGAGTAAGAACTGTTAGACTGTGTGTAATCTGGCTGATAACACATAAAAGATGTGAGCAGATTTAAATAAGTGTTGGAATATATTAACTAATTAAGCAAATGTCTGGTGATACTCAATGGCATATTGTCAGGGCCTTCAAGGCTCCAGGGAAGGCCTAGGATAAATCAAACTAAATAAACGTTGTATCATACATTGTATGATAACAGATTGTGCTGAAAAATATAGCATTTTAACATTATCACTGGCAAAGCTGAATTGTAAATTAATTCTCCCATCATCTTCCCTGTGCATTTTTGAACAGGAACAATAATAAGAGAGCATAATCTAGTCAAATATGCCCAAATGAAATTACTTGGTAAAAATATGCTGTGGGCTCCTCCCACACAGGCCTTCAATGGAAATACGCTTTTTCAAATAGTGCTATAATCTTGGAGTGATTGTATGGGTAGCCAATCATATTTTGGTGTGTCCTAGGcaggattttattttcaattgtttTACTTCATTTGGCCCTTAAGTGAGTTCCTGTCTGAGACCAATACGTAGACGTTGGCGCTATATTTGAACAGAACCTTTCTGATTCATTGAATCGAGGAAGGGTAACTAACTAACTTACATGAGAGAAATGGCGACTGCTGGAGAATTCTCAGACATGAAACAGGTCAAGACTtaattgagaaaaaaaacagcatgagCCCGGCCATCACCTACATAGGTGTTTGGTATTGAGAGGGAGCTGCTCGTGGTCTTGAGAGCCAAAGGAAAATTATTAGAATCAGGCAGTAGATCGCTTTGTTCAAAAGGACCGTCGGCTGGATTTCTTCTTCAGATAATCTGGTGAGTGTAATGGTGATTTTAAATGACAGCCAGCGGACTGCATTATATTATCTTAATTTTAACATGTTATTGTCTTACACATGAGTTTGGGGTGTCTGAGCAATGAGAGAATTGGTGCTGCAGttacattttatgtttatttttattgttcatTTTTATTAGGTCATTACCGAATATGGCATAATTATTTGCATGCCAAGGTAGGTTGATCCGTGGATATTACATATGATAGGCAAGAGCACAAGTGATGTATGGCCTGCTGTGCACGTGTAGAGATTGTTTTCTGGAACTCGGATAACGATTTGTGAGGTATAGCCCAGTCGTAATGCATGTGCATTGCGGGGTGTGTGTGAAGTGTGAAAGTATGGGTGAGACGTAGAATATCTGTATGTTGTTGCAGACACATTGCCAAAAGGCACAGTACGCCACTGGTGATACTTAAGGAGAGGCATGAAAGGTCCAGTGTTAAATGTTTTGGGATCACACTGGGACTACAAATGctgtatgtaaaatgtaatcatTGTTTTTACTGCAATATGCATTACATACATTTCTAAAACTATTATTGTACAATAGAGTGTGAATTTCAATGTTGATTTTCATCACTCCTTAAACTGTTTATGCAGCAAAGAAAGCAGAGAACCGTATTACAGGCAGTAAATGGCAAAGTAAAGCTATTCTCACATTTCCCACCAGCCAATTAAGCAGTTTGTGAGGGTAAAGGGTAAAAGTTCCGTGTTTCAGTTCCCCTCCTGTTTTGTTGAGGGATTTACAGAGGCATTGGCTTGGTCCCAGTTCTGGAATTGACAGAGAATCCAgagaatttgttttatttggcagCCCTGACACTGTTCTTGGCACCATGTGGTAACACAGACTTGAGTCCAAAGTACCTGTGAGCTGCTGCCTTCATCTTCTCATTCCTTAAGCTGTAGATGATTGGGTTGACCAGGGGGGTGAGGAAGTAGTTCAGCCCACCAATGAAAACACGACCAATGGGGGAAATGCTGTGCACTCTCAGCCCTATATATACCACAGCCAAGGAGACATAGTACAGCACAACCACCAACATGTGGGAGGAGCACATGTAGAAGGCCTTCTTCCGGCTCTccacagttttcattttcaccACTGACATTATGATCCTGCAGTAGGTAAACAGCACAAATACAAAGGGCACCCAGACAACCATCATGGCAAGAAACAGGGTGAAATTCACCTGGACCATCACATCAGCACAGGCTAGAGACATTACAGTGGGGTAGTCACAGTAACAATGTAAGACATAGCTTGAGGTACAGAATGGCACTGAACTGGCCAGGGCCACAGGCACAAGGGGGGCTAGGAAGCCCAGCGCCCAGACTATGGCTGTCATTGTGAAGCACAACCTGGTGTTGATAATGGTGTTATAATGCAGTGGCTTCACCACGGCCACGTATCGGTCGTATGCCATGGCCGCCACAAGGAACATTTCTACAGCCGCAACTGCCATAATGAAGTACATCTGCAGGAAGCAGCCTGCGATAGAGATGGTCCTGTTGTGGCCCCACAGCACTGCCAGCAGCTTGGGTATGATGGCGGTTGTCAACAGCACATCCACAACAGCCAGGTTCCAGAGGAAAAAGTACATTGGTGTGTGGAGCTGGGGGTCCTGGGACACCAGCACCACGATCAGCAGGTTCACCAGAATGGTGgccaggaagaggaggaggaagatgagGAAGAGTGTGGTATAGTACTCCTGCAGGCCTGGCATTCCCACAATGATGAAATAGGATGCTGAGGGCAGGGAAGTGTTGGGGTCACTCATGACTCAGCACCACACAGGGTCTGTGAAGAGAAGAGGGGCAGCTGGGAGGGCAGGGGGACACTGACTCAGTTATGCATTTCGTTTTGTTGTGTGATAAgcacaaataaagaaaagaaccagacaatgtatttatttaatttaaatccctctttacaaatgtataatataaagcaACAAGTGGTCATtgaatatatatcattttgaAAAGCACATAACTCACACATTCTGCACCTATTCAAGGTTCCAATGTCCCAATGTAATATATACAGATGTTTGCAAATGTTTCTTGTTTACAAGAATatattaaaatttaaattacatttatttttgatttgcgTCTATCAAATGGGTAGATTGAAAACTGCATATACTTTttattatatgcaaatatatttactatatatctatatatgtatatatatatacaatgtatCTTGCAtatagaaaaaatacaattcattaATGTGATCAAAGTGATTTACAACacatttaatgtaaatatatttagaaaTCATATTGTTGAGAATCtacatttctaaaataattgGGATCAAACCAAATCTGTGTCATTCTGTAGTAGAATCTggattttaacaatatttcatGAGGAAAAAAATATCAAACCTTCAGAAGTCAGTTCGTGTCTGTGGTCTGTGGCTCTCAGTGTGGAGTGAAGTTCAGTGCCAGGTACCTGCGCTGTGTGTCTGTTCACTTCACTCTTCAGCTCCAGGCACAGCTCTTCTGGACCAGACTCTTCAACTGTCGATTTTTATGGACGGCCTCTCACGCTGACCCCAGAGGCTGCTGTCTGCAGTGCTGCAGTCTTTATTAACcctcagagagacacagagaaaatGAGCACCAAAGGGATCAGAGTCACAGGACTTACAGTGATAAGAAAACACTTTTTCAGTTCCTGAAGCATCTTGGTGGGAGTCTGATGTTCAAACATAGCAGCATTAAGTCAACAAGTACAATaacaccaaacaaacaaatcacagtATAAAAATCATAAGCTTAAAAATACGAACTGTAATACTTTTTTCTGGAGTGCATGTCACAGAAAGGTGCAACCTCAGTTTAATTgcactttattttgtatataatttattgCTTAGTATGTGCATGGTTATGTTTCCTTTGACTATCTGTGTTGTGGATATGTTTCTTATCgttgtttttacattattatgtGTTATTTTGCTTGTTTTGGGTTTATGAATCACTTATTGTTT
It includes:
- the LOC136751710 gene encoding olfactory receptor 2AT4-like; amino-acid sequence: MSDPNTSLPSASYFIIVGMPGLQEYYTTLFLIFLLLFLATILVNLLIVVLVSQDPQLHTPMYFFLWNLAVVDVLLTTAIIPKLLAVLWGHNRTISIAGCFLQMYFIMAVAAVEMFLVAAMAYDRYVAVVKPLHYNTIINTRLCFTMTAIVWALGFLAPLVPVALASSVPFCTSSYVLHCYCDYPTVMSLACADVMVQVNFTLFLAMMVVWVPFVFVLFTYCRIIMSVVKMKTVESRKKAFYMCSSHMLVVVLYYVSLAVVYIGLRVHSISPIGRVFIGGLNYFLTPLVNPIIYSLRNEKMKAAAHRYFGLKSVLPHGAKNSVRAAK